In Apteryx mantelli isolate bAptMan1 chromosome 16, bAptMan1.hap1, whole genome shotgun sequence, a single genomic region encodes these proteins:
- the TMC7 gene encoding transmembrane channel-like protein 7, which translates to MSGPGAAGLRAQRLDSGLLAAEEAPAAAPVAFLQELPSYRSVQRRRAAAAGGAREPPPVPPHRAAGAAPAARAPRERPLPLAEKRRLREFQQADIKYLSGWNQWKRSSRKSWKKVFDEAKEVLSYLELWRHDIHSIEGKFGTGIQSYFSFLRFLVLLNFVIFTLMFSFVTLPSIISKYGIFNSSFDEIPAKSIEPHCTVYTPSGNKGLIYFYTYPKDLLSGTGFLEMTSLFYGYYTIDAAWISIFRYNLPLAYLLTTFAYLALSLLWIIKRSVEGFKQNLVHDEDQFQSYCNKVFAGWDFCITDLNAARLKHRSLQYELKTDLEEERLKQKIADRTMKDKLRIYSLRIFLNIIVLAVLSGCFYSIYRATVFSQGNISNNGNNMNFEANLLVQYLPSIVITLANFIAPQIFSVLIRLEDYSPAFEIRLTLMRCVFVRLANIGVLLFSLWSQISYCATEKCKACGYNYELYPCWESQVGQEMYKLLIFDFIIIVAVTLFVDFPRKLLVTYCSCKPVQWCGLQEFGISDNVLEIIYGQTICWIGTFYSPLLPAIATVKYFIVFYIKKISLIHTRKPSARPIRASSSNFFFLVVLLIGLILAFIPLGISIAHIPSSKACGPFRNFNTSWAVVPHTILGFPTGLQKVLYGIASEAFAVPFFMVICLVMFYFIALAGAHKRVVEQLREQLVMESRDKLFLIRKITEAQKHT; encoded by the exons ATgagcggcccgggggcggcggggctgcgggcgcagcGGCTGGACAGCG GGCTCCTTGCCGCCGAGGAGGCGCCCGCCGCGGCACCTGTGgccttcctgcaggagctgcccaGCTACCGGTCCGTGCAGaggcgccgagccgccgccgccgggggcgcccgggagccgccgcccgtcccgccgcaccgcgccgcgggggccgcgcccgccgcccgcgcgccccgGGAGCGGCCGCTGCCCCTCGCCGAGAAGCGGCGGCTCAG GGAGTTTCAGCAGGCTGATATAAAATACTTATCTGGATGGAATCAGTGGAAAAGAAGTAGCCGTAAATCGTGGAAAAAAGTCTTTGATGAAGCCAAGGAGGTGTTATCTTACCTGGAGCTTTGGCGACATGATATTCACAGCATAGAAG GGAAATTTGGAACTGGCATCCAGTCCTACTTCTCCTTTCTGCGTTTTCTGGTCCTGCTGAATTTTGTAATATTTACCCTGATGTTCAGTTTTGTTACCCTTCCCAGCATCATTTCTAAATATGGAATTTTCAACAGTAGCTTTGATGAAATTCCTGCAAAGAGCATAG AGCCTCACTGCACGGTTTATACACCTAGTGGTAATAAAGGTCTCATTTACTTCTATACTTACCCCAAAGATTTGCTCAGTGGCACT ggaTTCCTGGAAATGACAAGTTTGTTTTATGGCTATTACACAATAGATGCTGCTTGGATCAGTATCTTTAGGTACAACTTACCACTAGCATACCTGCTGACTACATTTGCTTACCTTGCATTAAGTCTCCTCTGGATAATAAAAAG GTCTGTGGAAGGATTTAAGCAGAACTTGGTGCATGATGAAGATCAATTTCAGAGTTACTGTAACAAAGTCTTTGCAGGCTGGGACTTCTGCATTACAGATCTAAATGCAGCACGGCTAAAACATCGCAGCTTGCAATATGAGCTCAAA acagatttggaagaagaaagactgaagcaaaaaatAGCTGACAGGACAATGAAAGACAAGCTACGCATCTACTCTCTGAGAATATTTCTAAATATAATTGTCCTCGCAGTTTTATCAGGATGTTTTTACTCTATTTATAGAGCAACTGTCTTCTCTCAGGGAAATATCTCCAAT AATGGCAACAATATGAACTTTGAAGCTAATCTCTTGGTACAGTATTTGCCTTCCATAGTGATCACGTTGGCCAACTTCATTGCTCCTCAGATCTTTTCAGTTCTAATCAGACTTGAAGATTATTCACCAGCCTTTGAAATCAGGCTGACACTGATGAG GTGTGTCTTTGTGCGGTTGGCCAACATCGGTGTTCTCTTATTCTCGCTGTGGAGTCAGATCTCCTACTGTGCCACTGAGAAGTGTAAAGCTTGTGGATACAATTACGAACTCTATCCT TGCTGGGAATCTCAAGTTGGGCAAGAAATGTATAAATTGTTGATATTTGATTTTATTATAATTGTTGCCGTGACTCTATTTGTGGACTTTCCTAGAAA GTTGTTAGTTACTTACTGCTCTTGTAAGCCAGTTCAGTGGTGTGGTTTGCAGGAATTTGGAATTTCTGACAATGTCCTGGAAATCATTTATGGGCAGACTATCTGCTGGATTGGAACCTTCTATTCACCGCTTCTTCCAGCAATAGCAACCGTGAAATACTTTATCgtcttttatattaaaaag aTTAGTTTGATTCACACACGTAAACCTTCAGCTAGGCCTATCAGAGCATCAAGTTCCAATTTTTTCTTCTTGGTGGTGCTACTGATTGGGCTCATCTTGGCTTTTATCCCTTTGGGAATCAGCATAGCACA TATCCCCTCCTCTAAGGCGTGTGGGCCGTTCAGGAATTTTAACACTTCTTGGGCAGTTGTTCCACATACCATACTTGGGTTTCCAACTGGTTTGCAGAAGGTCCTTTATGGTATAGCATCAGAAGCCTTTGCAGTGCCTTTTTTTATGGTTATCTG CCTCGTTATGTTCTATTTCATTGCCTTGGCTGGAGCACACAAACGAGTTGTTGAGCAGCTGAGGGAACAACTGGTTATG GAGAGTCGTGACAAGCTGTTCCTAATCAGAAAGATAACAGAAGCTCAGAAGCATACTTGA